A window from Balaenoptera musculus isolate JJ_BM4_2016_0621 chromosome 8, mBalMus1.pri.v3, whole genome shotgun sequence encodes these proteins:
- the LOC118899193 gene encoding acidic fibroblast growth factor intracellular-binding protein isoform X2 — protein sequence MTSELDIFVGNTTLIDEDVYRLWLDGYSGLWGTVCGCRFGGAVVLDGRAGRARMSDAVALRVRSGILEQTGATAAVLQSDTMDHYRTFQMLERLLHAPPKLLHQLIFQIPPSRQALLIERYYAFDEAFVREVLGKKLSKGTKKDLDDISTKTGITLKSCRRQFDNFKRVFKVVEEMRGSLVDNIQQHFLLSDRLARDYAAIVFFANNRFETGKKKLQYLSFGDFAFCAELMIQNWTLGAVDPQADDMDMDLDKEFLQDLKELKVLVADKDLLDLHKSLVCTALRGKLGVFSEMEANFKNLSRGLVNVAAKLTHNKDVRDLFVDLVEKFVEPCRSDHWPLNDVRLFLNQYSASVHSLDGFRHQALWDRYMGTLRGCLLRLCHD from the exons ATGACCAGCGAGCTGGACATCTTCGTGGGGAACACGACCCTCATCGACGAGGACGTGTATCGCCTCTGGCTGGACGGTTATTCGGGTCTGTGGGGGACCGTCTGTGGGTGCCGGTTTGGCGGAGCTGTTGTTTTGGATGGGAGAGCGGGCAGAGCCAGGA TGAGCGACGCGGTGGCCCTGAGGGTGCGCTCGGGAATCCTGGAGCAGACTGGCGCCACAGCAGCGGTGCTGCAGAGCGACACCATGGACCACTACCGTACTTTCCAAATGCTCGAGCGCCTGCTACACGCCCCGCCCAAGCTGCTGCACCAGCTCATCTTTCAGATCCCGCCCTCTCGACAGGCGCTGCTCATCGAGAG GTACTATGCCTTTGACGAGGCCTTTGTGCGGGAGGTGCTGGGCAAGAAGCTGTCCAAGGGCACCAAGAAAGACCTGGATGACATCAGCACCAAAACAGGCATCACCCTCAAGAGCTGCCGGAGACAG TTTGACAACTTTAAGCGAGTCTTCAAGGTGGTGGAGGAAATGCGGGGCTCCCTGGTCGATAACATCCAGCAACACTTCCTCCTGTCCGACCGGCTGGCCAG agACTATGCAGCCATCGTCTTCTTTGCCAACAATCGCTTtgagacagggaagaaaaaaCTGCAGTATCTGAGCTTTGGGGACTTTGCCTTCTGTGCTGAGCTCATGATCCAGAACTGGACCCTTGGAGCCGTCG ACCCCCAGGCGGATGACATGGACATGGACTTAGACAAGGAGTTTCTCCAGGACTTGAAGGAGCTCAAGGTGCTTGTTGCTGACAAGGACCTTCTGGACCTGCACAAGAG CCTGGTGTGCACTGCCCTCCGGGGAAAGCTCGGGGTCTTCTCTGAGATGGAAGCCAACTTCAAG AACCTGTCCCGGGGGCTGGTGAATGTGGCCGCCAAGCTGACCCACAATAAGGATGTCAGAGACCTGTTTGTGGACCTTGTGGAGAAG TTCGTGGAACCCTGCCGCTCCGATCACTGGCCGTTGAATGATGTGCGACTCTTCCTGAATCAGTATTCGGCATCGGTCCACTCCCTGGATGGCTTCCG GCACCAGGCCCTCTGGGACCGCTACATGGGCACCCTCCGTGGCTGCCTCCTGCGTCTCTGTCATGACTga
- the LOC118899193 gene encoding acidic fibroblast growth factor intracellular-binding protein isoform X4 translates to MTSELDIFVGNTTLIDEDVYRLWLDGYSVSDAVALRVRSGILEQTGATAAVLQSDTMDHYRTFQMLERLLHAPPKLLHQLIFQIPPSRQALLIERYYAFDEAFVREVLGKKLSKGTKKDLDDISTKTGITLKSCRRQFDNFKRVFKVVEEMRGSLVDNIQQHFLLSDRLARDYAAIVFFANNRFETGKKKLQYLSFGDFAFCAELMIQNWTLGAVDPQADDMDMDLDKEFLQDLKELKVLVADKDLLDLHKSLVCTALRGKLGVFSEMEANFKNLSRGLVNVAAKLTHNKDVRDLFVDLVEKFVEPCRSDHWPLNDVRLFLNQYSASVHSLDGFRHQALWDRYMGTLRGCLLRLCHD, encoded by the exons ATGACCAGCGAGCTGGACATCTTCGTGGGGAACACGACCCTCATCGACGAGGACGTGTATCGCCTCTGGCTGGACGGTTATTCGG TGAGCGACGCGGTGGCCCTGAGGGTGCGCTCGGGAATCCTGGAGCAGACTGGCGCCACAGCAGCGGTGCTGCAGAGCGACACCATGGACCACTACCGTACTTTCCAAATGCTCGAGCGCCTGCTACACGCCCCGCCCAAGCTGCTGCACCAGCTCATCTTTCAGATCCCGCCCTCTCGACAGGCGCTGCTCATCGAGAG GTACTATGCCTTTGACGAGGCCTTTGTGCGGGAGGTGCTGGGCAAGAAGCTGTCCAAGGGCACCAAGAAAGACCTGGATGACATCAGCACCAAAACAGGCATCACCCTCAAGAGCTGCCGGAGACAG TTTGACAACTTTAAGCGAGTCTTCAAGGTGGTGGAGGAAATGCGGGGCTCCCTGGTCGATAACATCCAGCAACACTTCCTCCTGTCCGACCGGCTGGCCAG agACTATGCAGCCATCGTCTTCTTTGCCAACAATCGCTTtgagacagggaagaaaaaaCTGCAGTATCTGAGCTTTGGGGACTTTGCCTTCTGTGCTGAGCTCATGATCCAGAACTGGACCCTTGGAGCCGTCG ACCCCCAGGCGGATGACATGGACATGGACTTAGACAAGGAGTTTCTCCAGGACTTGAAGGAGCTCAAGGTGCTTGTTGCTGACAAGGACCTTCTGGACCTGCACAAGAG CCTGGTGTGCACTGCCCTCCGGGGAAAGCTCGGGGTCTTCTCTGAGATGGAAGCCAACTTCAAG AACCTGTCCCGGGGGCTGGTGAATGTGGCCGCCAAGCTGACCCACAATAAGGATGTCAGAGACCTGTTTGTGGACCTTGTGGAGAAG TTCGTGGAACCCTGCCGCTCCGATCACTGGCCGTTGAATGATGTGCGACTCTTCCTGAATCAGTATTCGGCATCGGTCCACTCCCTGGATGGCTTCCG GCACCAGGCCCTCTGGGACCGCTACATGGGCACCCTCCGTGGCTGCCTCCTGCGTCTCTGTCATGACTga
- the LOC118899193 gene encoding acidic fibroblast growth factor intracellular-binding protein isoform X1 — protein sequence MTSELDIFVGNTTLIDEDVYRLWLDGYSGLWGTVCGCRFGGAVVLDGRAGRARMSDAVALRVRSGILEQTGATAAVLQSDTMDHYRTFQMLERLLHAPPKLLHQLIFQIPPSRQALLIERYYAFDEAFVREVLGKKLSKGTKKDLDDISTKTGITLKSCRRQFDNFKRVFKVVEEMRGSLVDNIQQHFLLSDRLARDYAAIVFFANNRFETGKKKLQYLSFGDFAFCAELMIQNWTLGAVGEAPTDPDPQADDMDMDLDKEFLQDLKELKVLVADKDLLDLHKSLVCTALRGKLGVFSEMEANFKNLSRGLVNVAAKLTHNKDVRDLFVDLVEKFVEPCRSDHWPLNDVRLFLNQYSASVHSLDGFRHQALWDRYMGTLRGCLLRLCHD from the exons ATGACCAGCGAGCTGGACATCTTCGTGGGGAACACGACCCTCATCGACGAGGACGTGTATCGCCTCTGGCTGGACGGTTATTCGGGTCTGTGGGGGACCGTCTGTGGGTGCCGGTTTGGCGGAGCTGTTGTTTTGGATGGGAGAGCGGGCAGAGCCAGGA TGAGCGACGCGGTGGCCCTGAGGGTGCGCTCGGGAATCCTGGAGCAGACTGGCGCCACAGCAGCGGTGCTGCAGAGCGACACCATGGACCACTACCGTACTTTCCAAATGCTCGAGCGCCTGCTACACGCCCCGCCCAAGCTGCTGCACCAGCTCATCTTTCAGATCCCGCCCTCTCGACAGGCGCTGCTCATCGAGAG GTACTATGCCTTTGACGAGGCCTTTGTGCGGGAGGTGCTGGGCAAGAAGCTGTCCAAGGGCACCAAGAAAGACCTGGATGACATCAGCACCAAAACAGGCATCACCCTCAAGAGCTGCCGGAGACAG TTTGACAACTTTAAGCGAGTCTTCAAGGTGGTGGAGGAAATGCGGGGCTCCCTGGTCGATAACATCCAGCAACACTTCCTCCTGTCCGACCGGCTGGCCAG agACTATGCAGCCATCGTCTTCTTTGCCAACAATCGCTTtgagacagggaagaaaaaaCTGCAGTATCTGAGCTTTGGGGACTTTGCCTTCTGTGCTGAGCTCATGATCCAGAACTGGACCCTTGGAGCCGTCGGTGAGGCCCCCACTGACCCAG ACCCCCAGGCGGATGACATGGACATGGACTTAGACAAGGAGTTTCTCCAGGACTTGAAGGAGCTCAAGGTGCTTGTTGCTGACAAGGACCTTCTGGACCTGCACAAGAG CCTGGTGTGCACTGCCCTCCGGGGAAAGCTCGGGGTCTTCTCTGAGATGGAAGCCAACTTCAAG AACCTGTCCCGGGGGCTGGTGAATGTGGCCGCCAAGCTGACCCACAATAAGGATGTCAGAGACCTGTTTGTGGACCTTGTGGAGAAG TTCGTGGAACCCTGCCGCTCCGATCACTGGCCGTTGAATGATGTGCGACTCTTCCTGAATCAGTATTCGGCATCGGTCCACTCCCTGGATGGCTTCCG GCACCAGGCCCTCTGGGACCGCTACATGGGCACCCTCCGTGGCTGCCTCCTGCGTCTCTGTCATGACTga
- the LOC118899193 gene encoding acidic fibroblast growth factor intracellular-binding protein isoform X3 yields the protein MTSELDIFVGNTTLIDEDVYRLWLDGYSVSDAVALRVRSGILEQTGATAAVLQSDTMDHYRTFQMLERLLHAPPKLLHQLIFQIPPSRQALLIERYYAFDEAFVREVLGKKLSKGTKKDLDDISTKTGITLKSCRRQFDNFKRVFKVVEEMRGSLVDNIQQHFLLSDRLARDYAAIVFFANNRFETGKKKLQYLSFGDFAFCAELMIQNWTLGAVGEAPTDPDPQADDMDMDLDKEFLQDLKELKVLVADKDLLDLHKSLVCTALRGKLGVFSEMEANFKNLSRGLVNVAAKLTHNKDVRDLFVDLVEKFVEPCRSDHWPLNDVRLFLNQYSASVHSLDGFRHQALWDRYMGTLRGCLLRLCHD from the exons ATGACCAGCGAGCTGGACATCTTCGTGGGGAACACGACCCTCATCGACGAGGACGTGTATCGCCTCTGGCTGGACGGTTATTCGG TGAGCGACGCGGTGGCCCTGAGGGTGCGCTCGGGAATCCTGGAGCAGACTGGCGCCACAGCAGCGGTGCTGCAGAGCGACACCATGGACCACTACCGTACTTTCCAAATGCTCGAGCGCCTGCTACACGCCCCGCCCAAGCTGCTGCACCAGCTCATCTTTCAGATCCCGCCCTCTCGACAGGCGCTGCTCATCGAGAG GTACTATGCCTTTGACGAGGCCTTTGTGCGGGAGGTGCTGGGCAAGAAGCTGTCCAAGGGCACCAAGAAAGACCTGGATGACATCAGCACCAAAACAGGCATCACCCTCAAGAGCTGCCGGAGACAG TTTGACAACTTTAAGCGAGTCTTCAAGGTGGTGGAGGAAATGCGGGGCTCCCTGGTCGATAACATCCAGCAACACTTCCTCCTGTCCGACCGGCTGGCCAG agACTATGCAGCCATCGTCTTCTTTGCCAACAATCGCTTtgagacagggaagaaaaaaCTGCAGTATCTGAGCTTTGGGGACTTTGCCTTCTGTGCTGAGCTCATGATCCAGAACTGGACCCTTGGAGCCGTCGGTGAGGCCCCCACTGACCCAG ACCCCCAGGCGGATGACATGGACATGGACTTAGACAAGGAGTTTCTCCAGGACTTGAAGGAGCTCAAGGTGCTTGTTGCTGACAAGGACCTTCTGGACCTGCACAAGAG CCTGGTGTGCACTGCCCTCCGGGGAAAGCTCGGGGTCTTCTCTGAGATGGAAGCCAACTTCAAG AACCTGTCCCGGGGGCTGGTGAATGTGGCCGCCAAGCTGACCCACAATAAGGATGTCAGAGACCTGTTTGTGGACCTTGTGGAGAAG TTCGTGGAACCCTGCCGCTCCGATCACTGGCCGTTGAATGATGTGCGACTCTTCCTGAATCAGTATTCGGCATCGGTCCACTCCCTGGATGGCTTCCG GCACCAGGCCCTCTGGGACCGCTACATGGGCACCCTCCGTGGCTGCCTCCTGCGTCTCTGTCATGACTga
- the CCDC85B gene encoding coiled-coil domain-containing protein 85B: MEAETGGLEELTDEEMAALGKEELVRRLRREEAARLAALVQRGRLMQEVNRQLQGHLGEIRELKQLNRRLQAENRELRDLCCFLDSERQRGRRAARQWQLFGTQASRAVREDLGGCWQKLAELEGRQEELLRENLALKELCLALGEEWGPRGGTGGSGGSGAGPTPELALPPCGPRDLGDGSSSTGSVGSPDQLPLACSPDD, encoded by the coding sequence ATGGAGGCCGAGACGGGCGGCCTGGAGGAGCTGACGGATGAGGAGATGGCGGCTCTGGGCAAGGAGGAGCTGGTGCGGCGCCTGCGGCGGGAGGAGGCGGCGCGCCTGGCGGCTCTGGTGCAGCGCGGCCGCCTCATGCAGGAGGTGAATCGGCAGCTACAGGGTCACCTGGGCGAGATCCGCGAGCTCAAGCAGCTCAACCGGCGCCTACAGGCCGAGAACCGCGAGCTGCGCGACCTCTGCTGCTTCCTGGACTCGGAGCGCCAGCGCGGGCGGCGAGCCGCTCGCCAGTGGCAGCTCTTCGGGACCCAAGCATCCCGAGCCGTGCGCGAGGATCTAGGCGGTTGTTGGCAGAAGCTGGCCGAGCTGGAAGGCCGCCAAGAGGAGCTGCTGCGGGAGAACCTGGCTCTTAAGGAGCTCTGCCTGGCGCTGGGCGAGGAGTGGGGCCCCCGCGGCGGTACCGGCGGCTCGGGGGGCTCTGGCGCTGGGCCGACACCCGAGCTGGCCTTGCCCCCCTGCGGTCCCCGTGACCTGGGCGATGGAAGCTCCAGTACCGGCAGCGTGGGCAGCCCCGATCAGTTGCCCCTGGCCTGCTCCCCAGATGATTGA